From the Brassica napus cultivar Da-Ae chromosome A8, Da-Ae, whole genome shotgun sequence genome, one window contains:
- the LOC106361008 gene encoding protein NUCLEAR FUSION DEFECTIVE 4 codes for MGLGRSSSSSALKWLGFVTAVWVQSISGNNYTFSNYSDALKSLMNLTQVELNSLSVAKDVGKAFGILAGLASDRLSTPVILLIGCFEGLLGYGVQWLVVSRTIQPLPYWQMCVFLCMGGNSTTWMNTAVLVTCIRNFRRNRGPVSGILKGYVGLSTAIFTVVCTALFSSDPASFLVLLSVVPFAVCLTAVFFLREVPPATSTAEENEESRYFAVFNIVAIVVAVYLQSYDVIGIKTGAVSVAFASVLLILLASPIAVPFHAYVRSLNLNEEDVEGRADEPLLRSEITEETVVGAAAAADNELPPYPTLLKEEENNQGGIEKRRPVLGEDHTILEAALTVDFWVLFVSFLCGVGTGLAVMNNMGQIGLALGYTDVSIFVSMMSIWGFFGRILSGTISEHFIKKNGTPRPLWNAASQVVMAVGYLLMALAIPGSLYFGSVVVGACYGVRLAITVPIASELFGLKYYGLLYNILILNFPLGSFLFSGLLAGLLYDAEATPTPDGGNTCVGAHCYRLVFIVMAFTSIIGVGLDFWLAFRTKEIYTKIHASKKVKRSSGSVR; via the exons ATGGGTTTGGggagatcttcttcttcatcggcTCTGAAATGGCTTGGCTTCGTTACGGCTGTTTGGGTCCAATCCATCTCCGGCAACAACTACACCTTCTCCAATTACTCTGACGCTCTAAAATCCCTAATGAACCTCACTCAGGTCGAGCTCAACAGCCTCTCCGTCGCTAAGGACGTCGGAAAAGCCTTCGGAATCCTCGCTGGACTTGCTTCAGATCGTCTTTCCACTCCAGTCATCCTCCTCATCGGCTGTTTCGAAGGCCTTCTCGGTTACGGTGTACAATGGCTCGTCGTGAGCCGCACCATCCAACCTCTCCCTTATTGGCAG ATGTGTGTGTTTCTCTGTATGGGAGGAAACAGCACGACGTGGATGAACACAGCGGTTCTTGTAACGTGCATAAGGAACTTCCGGAGAAACCGTGGTCCTGTTTCAGGGATTCTCAAAGGCTACGTCGGCTTGAGCACTGCGATATTCACGGTGGTGTGCACTGCTCTGTTCTCCTCCGATCCGGCTTCCTTTCTTGTTCTCCTCTCCGTCGTGCCATTCGCCGTCTGTCTCACGGCGGTTTTCTTCCTCCGTGAAGTCCCTCCCGCTACTTCCACCGCAGAGGAAAACGAAGAGTCTCGCTACTTCGCCGTGTTTAATATTGTGGCGATTGTCGTTGCCGTGTACCTTCAGTCGTATGACGTTATCGGAATCAAAACCGGAGCTGTCTCCGTCGCGTTCGCCTCCGTGCTTCTCATCCTCTTAGCTTCACCTATCGCCGTCCCTTTCCACGCCTACGTTCGGAGTTTAAATCTGAACGAAGAAGACGTAGAAGGACGAGCCGATGAACCTTTGCTGAGATCCGAGATCACGGAGGAGACGGTGGTTGGTGCCGCCGCTGCGGCGGATAATGAGTTACCACCGTATCCTACGCTTCTAAAGGAGGAGGAAAATAATCAAGGAGGTATAGAGAAGAGGAGACCGGTGCTTGGAGAAGACCACACCATATTAGAAGCGGCGTTGACCGTTGACTTTTGGGTGTTGTTTGTGTCGTTTTTGTGTGGAGTAGGAACTGGTTTAGCTGTAATGAACAACATGGGTCAGATAGGGCTTGCGCTTGGTTATACAGACGTCTCCATCTTTGTCTCCATGATGAGCATTTGGGGTTTCTTTGGTCGGATTCTCTCCGGTACCATCTCCGAGCACTTTATCAA aaaaaatggAACACCAAGACCATTATGGAACGCAGCATCTCAAGTTGTCATGGCCGTAGGATATCTACTGATGGCTTTAGCTATACCCGGTTCACTCTACTTCGGTTCAGTTGTGGTTGGGGCTTGCTACGGAGTCCGGTTAGCCATAACAGTACCAATCGCCTCAGAACTCTTTGGCCTCAAGTACTACGGACTCTTGTACAACATCCTCATACTTAATTTTCCTCTTGGCTCATTTCTTTTCTCCGGTCTTCTTGCGGGTTTGCTCTACGATGCTGAAGCTACACCGACTCCTGATGGAGGCAACACGTGCGTGGGAGCACATTGTTACCGTTTAGTCTTCATTGTAATGGCATTTACATCCATCATTGGAGTTGGTCTTGACTTCTGGCTTGCGTTCAGAACTAAGGAGATCTATACCAAGATTCATGCTAGCAAGAAGGTTAAGAGATCTAGTGGTAGTGTTAGATGA
- the LOC106359745 gene encoding uncharacterized protein LOC106359745 encodes MADIVKQILVRPIQLADQITKAADEAYSFRQECLEVKAKTEKLAGLLRQAARASNDLYERPTRRIIDDTEQVLFKAIALVEKCRATGLMKRLFTIIPAAAFRKITMQLENSLGDVSWLLRVSASGDDRDDEYLGGLPPIAANEPILCLIWEQVAILFTGSLDDRSDAAASLVSLARDNDRYGRLIIEEGGVPPLLKLAKEGKLEGQENAARAIGLLGRDPESVEQIVNSGVCQVFAKILKEGHMKVQTVVAWAVSELASNHPKCQDHFAQNNIIRFLVSHLAFETVQEHSKYAIVSNKQSLSSIHTVVMASNTNPSDKSHDQDETNSNISHPMSNQTPSQMHSLVANTFAIKGSGSGSGSGSGTNKNQTKQSNQQHQHHTKGGPTPKGNNPTHVSLMGTSIKGREYEDPETKAQMKAMAARALWQLSRGNLQICRSITESRALLCFAVLLEKGDDEVKSYSALAMMEITDVAEQYSELRRSAFKPTSPAAKAVVEQLLKVIENEVPDLLIPCVKSIGSLSRTFRATETRIIAPLVKLLDEREAEVSMEAAVALIKFACTENFLRDNHSKAIIAAGGAKHLIQLVYFGEQMVQAPALVLLCYIALNVPDSETLAQEEVLVVLEWSTKQSHLVEAPTIDEILPEAKSRLELYQSRGSRGFH; translated from the coding sequence ATGGCTGATATCGTGAAACAGATTTTAGTGAGACCTATTCAATTAGCGGATCAGATAACCAAAGCCGCCGACGAGGCTTACTCCTTCCGACAAGAATGTCTAGAGGTCAAAGCCAAGACCGAAAAGCTCGCCGGTCTCCTCCGTCAAGCGGCGCGTGCGAGCAACGACCTCTACGAACGTCCCACGCGCCGCATCATCGACGACACGGAGCAAGTCCTCTTCAAAGCCATAGCCCTCGTCGAGAAATGCCGCGCCACGGGGCTGATGAAACGCCTCTTCACCATCATCCCCGCCGCCGCGTTTAGGAAGATCACGATGCAGTTAGAGAATTCGCTCGGAGACGTCTCTTGGCTCCTCCGCGTCTCCGCCTCGGGGGACGACCGTGACGACGAGTACTTAGGTGGTCTCCCTCCTATCGCTGCAAACGAACCTATCCTCTGTTTGATATGGGAGCAAGTCGCTATCCTCTTCACAGGCTCCCTCGACGACCGTTCCGACGCGGCGGCTTCCCTCGTGTCGCTCGCACGTGACAATGATCGATACGGGAGGTTGATTATTGAAGAAGGTGGGGTGCCTCCGTTGTTGAAACTTGCTAAAGAAGGGAAACTTGAAGGGCAAGAAAACGCGGCTCGGGCCATTGGTTTATTAGGGCGAGACCCTGAGAGCGTCGAGCAGATCGTTAACTCAGGTGTGTGTCAAGTCTTTGCGAAGATTCTCAAAGAAGGTCATATGAAGGTTCAGACCGTTGTTGCATGGGCTGTGTCGGAACTAGCATCTAATCATCCAAAATGTCAAGACCATTTCGCTCAGAACAACATCATACGCTTCCTAGTGAGCCATCTCGCTTTCGAGACGGTTCAAGAGCATAGCAAATACGCTATCGTGAGTAACAAGCAAAGTCTGTCTTCTATCCACACGGTTGTGATGGCTAGCAACACGAACCCGAGTGATAAGAGCCACGACCAAGACGAGACAAACAGCAATATTTCACATCCTATGAGTAACCAAACACCGAGCCAGATGCACAGTTTGGTTGCAAACACGTTTGCAATAAAGGGTTCGggttctggttcgggttcgggttcgggtactAATAAGAATCAGACGAAACAAAGTAATCAACAACACCAGCATCATACAAAAGGTGGTCCAACTCCAAAAGGGAACAATCCAACACATGTTTCTTTGATGGGGACAAGCATTAAAGGAAGAGAGTATGAGGATCCAGAAACTAAAGCTCAGATGAAAGCAATGGCTGCAAGAGCATTGTGGCAACTCTCAAGAGGGAATCTCCAAATATGTAGAAGCATAACAGAGTCAAGAGCACTTCTCTGTTTCGCGGTTTTGTTAGAGAAAGGAGACGACGAAGTCAAGTCATATTCTGCATTAGCAATGATGGAGATCACTGACGTTGCTGAGCAATACTCTGAGCTAAGACGGTCTGCCTTCAAACCAACCTCTCCTGCTGCTAAAGCTGTGGTTGAACAGCTACTAAAAGTGATCGAAAACGAAGTACCGGACCTTCTAATCCCGTGTGTCAAATCGATAGGTAGTCTCTCGAGAACGTTCCGTGCAACGGAGACAAGAATCATTGCACCACTTGTGAAGCTTCTTGATGAAAGAGAAGCTGAGGTTTCAATGGAAGCAGCCGTGGCGCTTATCAAGTTCGCATGTACTGAGAATTTCTTGCGCGATAACCACTCTAAGGCCATCATAGCAGCAGGAGGTGCAAAGCATTTGATTCAGCTGGTGTACTTTGGAGAACAGATGGTTCAAGCCCCGGCTTTGGTACTACTATGTTACATTGCATTGAATGTACCGGACAGTGAGACTCTAGCGCAAGAAGAGGTCCTTGTTGTGCTTGAATGGTCGACAAAGCAATCTCATTTGGTTGAAGCACCGACCATTGATGAGATTTTGCCAGAGGCAAAGAGTAGATTGGAGCTTTATCAATCTAGAGGGTCAAGAGGATTTCATTGA